In Bacteroidota bacterium, the following are encoded in one genomic region:
- a CDS encoding DUF2490 domain-containing protein, giving the protein MKTKTYFLMLTVLLCFPLAAQNVNRAGISPAIDYSGRFSRKWSGNFYTFSAFHLYDFSQQKIPREGRYYFLNAEAYISYHTSEKLSLSGGYVFQRFIPLYPRYLDENRLFIQVSRNHLWDSTVVKQRLRFELMNYSLISTSSRQYHRLRYRLGIESPISDKLYFTAFIEPFINTSEKINYRWIENWLYVGIGRHRNHRNRLELGGMNISWRLRKNGWFNQFYLQASWIRTLSPKK; this is encoded by the coding sequence ATGAAAACAAAAACCTACTTCTTGATGCTCACAGTATTATTATGCTTCCCATTAGCTGCACAAAACGTTAACAGGGCTGGAATATCTCCCGCCATTGATTATTCAGGTCGGTTTTCCCGCAAATGGAGTGGTAATTTTTATACGTTCAGTGCGTTTCACCTGTACGATTTTTCACAACAAAAAATACCAAGGGAAGGTAGGTACTACTTTTTAAACGCAGAGGCATACATATCCTACCATACCTCTGAAAAACTTTCTCTTTCGGGAGGGTATGTTTTTCAACGCTTCATTCCTCTTTACCCCCGCTATTTAGATGAAAATCGTTTATTTATACAAGTCTCAAGAAATCACTTATGGGATTCAACTGTTGTTAAACAGCGACTTCGGTTTGAACTAATGAATTACTCTTTAATATCAACAAGCAGCAGACAGTATCACCGCTTGCGTTATCGGTTAGGAATTGAAAGCCCAATATCCGACAAGTTGTACTTTACAGCATTTATCGAGCCTTTTATAAACACAAGCGAAAAAATCAATTACCGATGGATTGAAAACTGGTTATACGTTGGCATTGGAAGACATAGAAACCACCGAAACCGATTAGAATTGGGTGGTATGAATATTTCGTGGAGATTGAGAAAGAACGGTTGGTTTAATCAATTTTACCTTCAAGCATCATGGATAAGAACTTTATCGCCTAAGAAGTGA